The following coding sequences lie in one Silene latifolia isolate original U9 population chromosome 5, ASM4854445v1, whole genome shotgun sequence genomic window:
- the LOC141655722 gene encoding uncharacterized protein LOC141655722 — protein MNSKSVKCHVFDGTDYGWWKNRMMHFIQGTYYECWVIIENGPLAITTTNANSVSSVKAPKNYTSDDYKKAEKNARAISLLQSGIGESETSRIAGCKTAKQIWDSLALAYEGTVQTFETEDIVRKILRSLTKKWRQKVTAIEECRDLATLTYEALMGSLMAHEITLENVAEEKPKAKGLALNAISSDNESDLEEEVALLSKRIAKIIRKKNQGKFESYKPKRYRGDERRVMVIDVELLDWWQPWDDDSRRCLMAYSDASNSESDDETNGSQYRNVWVPEQKLNTPPDCPKQNNASAVIAKKPIPIEKSFRKHKYVGLPEYKICKFCGHTGHVFNACGKWLKHLDQNIKVVKKMWIMKDILDTGHMRGGSRWYLDSGCSRHMTGKRNQFLSLSAYDGGNVTFGDNKKGEVIGIGKVGKSLSHSVDDVLLNDDDFEIGFVRDDTPELEEEPSSLEGTGAEQSTNSGGNEQNTELSSSGKSPSSGSYEQTAAPLVRKIRLPVAQIHRERLIQMLSRIEQNQVVFSLQIRMSSRTEQKLVLFNLHQKQKHLFLDVEELNQFERSKVWHLEPRPRDHSVIGTKWVFRNKLDDAGVIVRNKARLVVQGYNQQEGIDYDETFAPVARLEAIRLLIAFAAHMGIKLFQMDVKTAFLNGYLQEEVYVEQPPGFLDSNFPNHVYKLDKALYGLKQAPRSWYDRLSKFLIENGFQRGSVD, from the exons ATGAACTCCAAATCTGTCAAATGTCATGTCTTTGATGGCACGGACTATGGCTGGTGGAAAAATCGTATGATGCATTTCATACAAGGAACATACTACGAATGTTGGGTAATCATCGAAAATGGTCCCTTAGCTATCACTACCACAAATGCCAATAGTGTGTCTAGTGTAAAAGCGCCCAAAAATTATACATCCGATGATTACAAAAAGGCGGAGAAGAATGCTAGGGCTATATCACTCCTGCAATCCGGAATTGGCGAATCAGAAACTAGTCGTATTGCAGGATGTAAAACAGCCAAACAAATATGGGATAGTCTAGCACTAGCCTATGAGGGGACCGTGCAA ACATTCGAAACTGAGGACATTGTCCGTAAAATTTTAAGAAGTCTTACCAAGAAATGGCGACAAAAAGTCACGGCCATTGAAGAGTGTAGAGATTTAGCCACTCTTACCTATGAAGCTTTAATGGGATCTCTTATGGCACACGAAATAACACTTGAAAATGTTGCCGAAGAGAAACCCAAAGCTAAGGGTCTGGCCTTGAATGCTATCTCAAGTGATAATGAAAGTGatcttgaggaggaggttgcctTGCTATCTAAAAGAATTGCCAAAATAATTAGAAAGAAAAATCAAGGAAAGTTTGAAAGTTATAAACCAAAAAG GTACAGGGGAGATGAAAGGAGGGTGATGGTGATTGATGTCGAGCTTCTGGACTGGTGGCAGCCATG GGATGACGATTCTCGTAGGTGTCTCATGGCATATTCAGACGCCTCTAATAGCGAATCTGATGACGAG ACAAATGGTTCTCAATACCGTAATGTCTGGGTCCCTGAACAAAAACTAAACACTCCTCCTGACTGTCCAAAACAGAATAACGCGAGTGCTGTAATTGCTAAAAAACCTATACCCATTGAGAAAAGCTTCCGCAAGCATAAGTACGTGGGCTTACCTGAATATAAAATTTGCAAATTTTGTGGACACACAGGACACGTATTTAATGCTTGTGGAAAATGGCTAAAGCACTTGGATCAAAATATAAAAGTTGTTAAGAAAATGTGGATTATGAAAGATATCTTAGATACT GGCCATATGAGAGGAGGCAGCcgttggtatcttgatagcgGATGTTCACGACACATGACAGGTAAGAGAAACCAATTCCTCTCATTATCGGCCTATGATGGTGGAAATGTGACATTTGGAGACAAcaaaaaaggtgaagtaattggtattggcaaAGTCGGTAAGTCTCTTTCACATTCCGTTGATGATGTGCTGCTT AATGATGATGACTTTGAGATTGGATTTGTAAGAGATGATACACCTGAACTAGAGGAGGAGCCTTCGTCGTTGGAAGGAACAGGTGCAGAACAGTCCACGAATTCAGGGGGAAATGAACAGAACACAGAACTGTCCAGTAGTGGAAAATCACCAAGTTCAGGCAGCTATGAACAGACAGCTGCACCTCTAGTGAGAAAAATTAGGCTTCCAGTAGCTCAGATACATCGAGAAAGACTAATACAGATGTTGAGCAGAATCGAACAGAATCAAGTGGTGTTCAGTTTACAGATACGAATGTCAAGCAGAACCGAACAGAAACTAGTGTTGTTCAATCTACACCAGAAACAGAAACATTTGTTCCTCGACGTT GAAGAGCTAAATCAATTTGAACGAAGCAAGGTGTGGCATTTGGAACCACGTCCAAGAGATCATTCCGTCATAGGAACGAAATGGGTATTTCGAAACAAATTGGATGATGCAGGTGTGATTGTGAGAAACAAGGCTAGACTTGTAGTGCAAGGATACAATCAACAGGAAGGGAtcgattacgatgaaacctttgcaccagtGGCAAGACTAGAAGCCATTCGTCTCCTTATTGCCTTTGCCGCTCATATGGGTATCAAACtctttcaaatggatgttaagaccGCGTTTCTTAATGGCTATTTGCAAGAAGAAGTATATGTTGAACAACCTCCCGGTTTTTTAGATAGTAATTTTCCTAACCATGTGTATAAATTAGATAAGGCActttatggtcttaaacaagcacctaggtcttGGTATGATAGACTATCAAAGTTCCTTATTGAAAATGGATTTCAAAGAGGTTCCGTTGACTAA